In the genome of Planctomyces sp. SH-PL62, the window GTCGGGTCGTTCGCCGTGCTGTTGCTTGTGGCGGATCTCGTCCCAGAGCCGACTGTAGTCGTTCTTGACCGATTCCAGGTGTTCGCGGACCTTCTGGACGTCGCCCAGGCCGGATTTCTCCATCTCCCATTGACGACGAAGATCCTGGAGCTGCTTTTCAACCTGCTCGATATCCGCCTCGACCTCTTCCAGCCTCTCGACTGCATGCTCCTCCTCCTCCTTTTGGAGCATACGCTGGGCGAGCTGGAGCTGAAGGAGCCGACGCTGGAGGACGTCGATCTCGGTGGGGACCGACTGCAGCTCCATCGAGAGGCGGCTGGCGGCCTCGTCCACGAGGTCGATCGCCTTGTCGGGCAGGAACCGGTCGGTGATGTATCGCGAGGCCAATTTGGCCGCCGAGACCAGCGCGGAGTCCTTAATCTTGACCTTGTGATGGACTTCGTAGCGTTCCTTGATGCCACGGAGGATGGCGATCGTATCGTCGATCGAGGGTTCGCCGACGAAGACCGGCTGGAACCGCCGCTCCAGGGCCGGGTCCTTCTCGATGTGCTCGCGGAACTCGTCGAGCGTCGTCGCGCCGATACAGCGAAGCTCGCCTCGGGCCAGGGCCGGCTTCAACAGGTTGGCAGCGTCCATCGCGCCATCCCCCTTGCCCGCTCCGACGACGAGGTGCAACTCGTCGATGAAAAGGATGATTCGGCCTTCGGACTCGGTGACCTCTTTGAGGACGGCCTTGAGCCGCTCCTCGAACTCGCCCCGATACTTGGCCCCGGCGACGAGGGCGCCCATGTCGAGCGCGATCAGCTTCCGGTTTTGCAGGCTGTCGGGGACATCTCCCGAGACGATTCGCTGGGCCAGTCCCTCGGCGATTGCGGTCTTGCCGACGCCGGGCTCGCCGATGAGGACGGGGTTGTTCTTGGTGCGTCGGCTGAGCACCTGGACGACGCGACGGATCTCAGCGTCACGGCCGATGACCGGGTCCATCTTCCCTTTGCGGGCGGCCTCCACGAGATCGCGGCCGTAACGCTCCAGGGCCTGGTACTTGTCGTCGGGGTTCTGGTCGGTCACCGTCTGCCCGCCCCGGACTTTCTGCAGGGCCTTGAGGATCTCAGGAGCGGTGACGCCCAGCGAGTCCAGCAAGGCCTGGGTCTTGCTCTTGACCTTGGTGAGGCCGAGTAAGAGGTGCTCGACCGAAACGTACTGATCTTTCATTCGGTCGGCCTCGGCCTGGGCGGAGTCGAGCACCGCCGCGAGGTCGGGACCGATGGAAACCTCACCGCCGGTGACGCGGGGCAGGACTTCGAGGCCCTGCTGGGCGGCCTTGAGCACCTGGGCTGGGCTGACGCCGAGCTGAGTGAATAGGGCCCGTACAACCTGCTGATCGGGGCCGAGCAGAGCGGCGAGGAGGTGCATGGGCTCCAGCCGCTGATGGCTGCGCTCGCCGGCGAGTGTCTGGGCGCCCTGGAGCGCCTCCTGGCTCTTGAGAGTGAGCTTGTCGAATCGGAAGGCCATGGGTCGTGTCCGCCTTTCGGAATTCGCCTCGGCCCGGAGCCCTCCAGGGGCCCGGGGCCGTCGCGGGCGGTCGCGTTGCGACACTTATCTCTTCTGCAAGAATTTACGTGCGAATTCGACACCTGGTTCGTGGGAGTTTGAAGGGCGGTTCGTCGCGTTCCGCGCGTGAAAACGGGACGAGGTCCACGAAGTCTTCGGGGCCTCGTCCCGCGATCGGGTCGCTCGGATATCGGGGCCGTGCGAGTTACTTCTTCTCTTCGAATTCGACGTCGATCACGTCGTCCGGCTTGGAACCGGACCCGCCGGCGGCCTCGGCGGTCGCACCGTCGGGCGAGGCCCCGGCACCCGCTCCCGGACCTCCCGCTCCTGCTCCCGCGGCAGCGTAGAGATGTTCGGACATGGCCTGAGCGGCACGGGAGAGTTCGTCCACCGCTCGGTTGACGGCGGCGGCGTCCTCGCCCTTAGTGGCCTCGTTGACCTTGTCGATGGCCGCGCGGAGGGCCGACTGGTCGGCCTCGCCGAGCTTATCCTTGTTCTCTTCGAGCAACTTCTCGATCTGGTAGACCCGTTGCTCGGCAGCGTTCTTGGCCTCGACCAACTCGCGGCGCTTCTTGTCCTCGGCCGCGTGCGACTCGGCGTCGCGGTTCATCCGCTCGATCTCGTCCTTGCTCAGGCCGCCGGAGGATTCGATCCGGATCGTATGCTCCTTGCCGGTCGCCTTGTCGCGGGCGGTGACGTTGAGCAAGCCGTTAGCGTCGATGTTGAAGGTCACCTCGATCTGAGGTACGCCCATCCTGGCGGGCGGAATCCCTTCCAGGTTGAACTCGCCGAGCGCCCGATTGTCCTGGGCCATCGGCCGTTCGCCCTGGAACACCTTGATGGTCACGGCCGACTGGTTGTCCTCGGCGGTCGTGAAGGTCTCCTTCTTCTCGGTCGGGATCGTCGTGTTTCGCGGGACCAGGACGGTCATGACGCCCCCCTTGGTCTCCAGGCCGAGCGACAGCGGGGTGACGTCGAGGAGGAGCACTTCCTTGACTTCGCCGGTAAGCACCGCGCCCTGGATGGCCGCGCCGACGGCGACGACCTCGTCCGGGTTGACCCCCTTGTGCGGGTCCTTGCCGAAGATGTCCTTGACGATCTGCTGGACGCGCGGCATGCGGGTCGAGCCGCCCACCATCACGACCTCGTCGATCTGCCCCGGCTTGAGCTTGGCGTCGTCGAGCGCCTTGAGGACGGGTCCGCGGCAGCGTTCGAAGAGGCTGTCGGTCAGCTTCTCGAATTGGGCGCGGGTGATTGTCATCGTCAGGTGCTTGGGGCCCGATGCGTCGGCCGTGATGAACGGCAGGTTGATGTCGGCCTGCGCCTGGAACGAGAGGTCTTTCTTGGCCTTCTCGGCGGCTTCCTTGAGGCGCTGGAGCGCCATCGCATCCTTACGGAGGTCGATGGATTGCTCCTTCTTGAACTCGTCGGCGATGTGGTTGATGAGCGCCTGGTCCCAGTCGTCCCCGCCCAGGTGGGTGTCGCCGTTGGTGGAGAGGACCTCGAAGACGCCGTCGGCCACGTCGAGGATCGAGATGTCGAAGGTGCCGCCGCCGAGGTCGAAGACCGCGATCTTCTCGTTCTTCTTCTTGTCGAGCCCGTACGCGAGGGCCCCGGCCGTCGGCTCGTTGATGATCCGCGCGACTTCCAGGCCGGCGATCTGGCCGGCGTCCTTGGTCGCTTGACGCTGGCTGTCGTTGAAGTACGCCGGGACCGTGATGACCGCCTTACGCACCTTGTGGCCAAGGTAGCTCTCGGCGGCCTCCTTCAGCTTGCGGAGGATCAGGGCCGAGATCTCGGGAGGCGTGTAGTCCTTGTTGTTGACGTGGACCTTCACGTAATCGGACGAAGCCCCGACGATCTTGTAGGGGATCATCGTCTCCTCGGATCCGACCTCCTCGTGGCGGCGGCCCATGAACCGCTTGATCGAGTAGATCGTCCCGCCCGGGTTGGTGATGGCTTGCCGCTTGGCCGGGTCGCCGACGAGGATCTCCCCCTTCGACGAGAAGGCCACGACCGAGGGAGTCAGCCGGCTTCCTTCCTGGTTGGGAATGACGGTGACGTCGCCCCCTTCCATGACCGCAACCACGCTGTTGGTCGTCCCCAGGTCGATGCCGATGATCTTCTCACCTTCCGCCACGTCCCATCTCCTTTATCTCACGCTGAGCGGTGACGAGGAAACCCGCGAGTCACATCGACCCGCGAAGCGATCAGACCGGGAACGACGCTGGCGTTCCGAATCGGATTCGCCGGCCTTTGGCCGTTCGTCCGGGGGTACACCGACTCTCAAATCATGCCTTAAAGTATCCGCAACCATTGTGCCAGACCGGATTCAACTCGATGGGTTTTTAGTAAGTTGTTGTGGGGCATTGATTTAAAATGAGATTCAGGATGCAGGTTGGAATCCGAATCTGGATGACTGGCTGCCGAATTGGCATGGCCTGGAAGGAATTGGATTTTGGCTGCCGTTTTGGCGGAGCACTTGGGACGTGCGTCTCCTAGATCGTTACAGCGGGCTTCTGGACACGCTTGATCTTAGCCCTTCGGAATGCGGGCGAGAATCCACAGCCGAGGCCCTGGGAAATAGCTTGACACGTCTTCGCTTTTCTTTTAATACCTTGTGACGAAGAACCTTGCGTCTAACGCCATGCTTTGCCCAAGATCCAGTAGCAACCTCGACGCGACGCAGAAGGATGCCTGGCGACGGACACATGAGTCCTAAGTCCCCGGATCGATCGTCTCCCTCAGAGTCTACCGATGGCCCGCAAGTCCTCATCGCCCGTCCGTTCCACCGCCTCGTCGACCGGCACGGCGGCCGAGCCCGCGGACGTGAAGAAAGCCCCGTCTCTGTCCTCGCTGCGAAGCGAGATCGACCGCCTCGACAAGGATTTGGTCACGATCCTGAATCGCCGAGCGGAGATCGCCGTCCAGATCGGTAAGGTCAAGAGCTCGAATGGCCTTGAGGTTTTCTCGGCCGCTCGGGAGGAAGAAGTTCTGGCCAAGGTTCTGGGGGCCAGCCAGGGGCCCCTTCCCCAGGACACTCTCCGTTTGATTTTCCGCGAGCTGATGAGTGGGACGCGCGCCTTGCAGCGGACGCTGCGGGTCGCCTGCCTGGGGCCGAAATACAGCTACAGCCATCTCGCCTCCGTCGCCAAGTTCGGCGAGGCCGTCGAACATGTTCCCGTGGGCTCGATCGCCGCCGTTTTCGAGGAGGTCAACCGACGGCATGTCCAGTTCGGCATCGTGCCGCTCGAGAACTCGACGGACGGCCGGATCGCCGACACCCTGGATATGTTCACCAAGCTGCCCAATCTTAAGATCCGGGCCGAGGTGCGTTTGCGAATCCACCACTGCCTGCTCGGTCGGTGCGAGTGGAGCCAGATGAGGCGAGTGTATTCGAAATCCCAGGCGCTCTCGCAGTGCCGGAACTGGCTTGGGAAGAACCTGCCGCAGGCCGCCAAGATCGAGGTCGTTTCCACGGCCGCCGCTGCGGAACTCGCCCAGCGTGAGGAATTCGCGGGGGCTGTGGCGAGCAAGCCCGCCGGCCAGGCTTATCGGCTCAACGTGCTCGCCGAGAATATTGAAGACCAGGCGAACAACGTGACGCGATTCGCAGTGATCGCGGAGACCGCCGAGGCTCGTACCGGCCGAGATAAGACGACCTTGATGGCCCGGATTCCGAACGATCCCGGCTCGCTCGTCAAAACCATCGCCCCGCTGGAGAAGCTGGGCGTCAATATGACCTGGATCGAATCGTTCCCCATCGCCGCCGCCGCCGGCGACAAGAACCCGTCCTATCTTTTCTTTCTCGACATCGAGGGACACTCCGAGGACGTCCTGGTGCAGAAGGCGATCGACACCATCCGTCGTCGTTGCGAGCGACTCGATGTCCTCGGCTCGTATCCTCGCAGCGAGATCGTCGAAAGCTGAGCTTCGCAGCTCTCGTCAGGATTGCCGCCGACGACGTTTCGGCGGTATTCTGACGCGTGAAAGTGCGGCTGGACACGACTTGCGAAAGGATCGGTCGGATGGGTGACCTGGCTTGCGTCAATGGGGAATTGATGGCGCCCGAACAGGCGACCGTCCCGATCTATGATCGCGGCTTTCTGTTCGGAGATTCGGTGTACGAGGTCTGCCGAATCTACCGGGGCCGTTGTTGGCTGGAAGCCGACCACCTGCTGAGACTCAAGCGGAGCCTGAAGGAACTGGATTTCCCCCCCTACGACCTCGACCAACTCGTGGCGCGCATCTATCGCACGATCCGGGCGAGCTTCGTCAAGGAGGGCCTGGTCTACGTCCAGGTCACTCGCGGCGTCGCACGCCGGACCCACGCATTCCCGAACCCGCCCGTCCCGCCGACCGAGGTCATCATCGTCATGCCCTTCGACGACGGTCCCTCCGCCGCTCTCCGAAAGACGGGGGTCCCGGTCGTCAGCCGTCCCGATCTCCGCTGGAAGCGCTGCGATATCAAGACGACAAATCTGCTTGGGAACGTCCTCGCCAACAATTCGGCGCATCGCGAAGGGGCGTATGAAGCCGTGTTGGTCGACCATGAAGGCCATGTCACCGAGGCCACCCACACCTCGCTCCTTTGGTGCCGGGAAGGACGCATCGAGGCGACGCCGGAAGGTCATGAGATCCTCATCGGCATGACCCGTCACCTGACGGAGCGTCTGGCCGCCAAGATCGGCATCCCTTTCGTCGAATCTCGCGTGACGCTCGCTGAACTCCAGGCGGCCGACGAGGCGATTCTCGTAGGGACCTCGACCGAGATCATGCCCATCGCCACGATCGACGGCAAGCCCATCGGATCCGGAAAGCCGGGTCCGATCACGGCGAAGCTCCAGGCGGCTTACAAAGAAGAGCTCGAGTCCTGGCTCGACGAGGCGGCTTCCTTCGAGACGAAGAAAGCCTCGGCGAAGCTCTCATGACGACCGCCGAGCCGTTCGACGCAAACGATCCCTTCGAGTTGCATTTCCACCGCGAGCCGATACTCGACTCCGGTGTGAGTCTGCTCGTGCTTCGAAGCGATGCCGAGGCGGATCTCGATCCTGCGGTATGGAACGCCAGCGTCGAATGGTTGCGGTCTCAGGAGCGGTCCCTAGAGATCGTCGTAAAACTCGTCGATGGTTCTGATCCCCGCCTCTGCGAGTTGATCACGAGCTTCCTGGACGACGCATCGCAGCCCACCATCGCGATCTGCAAGGCGGCCGAGCCGCCGAGCCGTGAGCAATGGGAGCCATTGTTGAAGGCCCTCGACCTGGCCGACCATGTCCTCGGCAACCGGCCGGCGGCGATGTCAGCCGCCATCGGTCGTCGTCTGGCTCGCGTCGTCCGCCGCGTCGTCCTGGGCGTCCCCCTGACCGATGTTTATTCGCCCTTGAGCCTGCACAGGGCGGAGAAGCTTCGAGAAATCCCGATGCAGTCGGGCTCGTCGTTCATCGATGTCGAGATCCTGGCCAAGGCAACGTTCCTGGGACATATCCTGGAAGAACCGTGCATCCTCCCGATGCGGGGGACGACCTGGCGGCGAGGCTGGCTTCGAGACCTGGGCACCGTCTTCAAGCGACCCGCATTCCGCCGCCCTCACGAATATTCCGTCGATTCACGACCACTTGAACATTCGCAACGCCAGCCAGAAAGTCCCGACGGCCCAGGCGGCGAGGATCGCCAGGGCGCGTGCGACCTCGAATCGCCCCAGGCCGGCCCCCTCCAGGATGACCAGACGAAGGCCGCCGACCAATTGGGTGAGCGGTAGAGTCTGGATGAGCGGCTGGACGACGGCGGGGAACCGATCCGAGGAGAAGAAGACCCCGGAAAGGAGCCACATCGGCATCATGACGAGGTTCATGAGCCCACTGACGGTCTCCGTCGTGGCGGCCCGGCTGGCGATCAAGAGTCCGAGTCCGGCGAACGCCAGCGCTCCGACGACGTCCAGCAGAACAATCAGCGCAAGGCTACCCCGGATAGGCATCTGGAACACGACGACGCCCAGTAAGAGGAGAACTCCGAGGTCCGGCAGTAGGAAGGTGAGTCGCGATGCGAGGATGGCTCCGAGGAAGTCGCGACGTGGCATGGGGGTGGCGACGTAGCACTTCAGCAGCTTCGCAATTCGAAGGTTGACCAGGAAAAAGCCGACACCCCACAGCCCGCCTCCCATCGCATTCAGCCCGATCAGGCCGGGGATGAGAAAGTCGATGTAGCGGGAGCCGGGCTCCGTCACCAACTCGTCCCTCGTCGCGATCGGATCGACCCGACCGGCGGCTTTCTGAATCACATCGTCGACGGTTTGTCGCGCGGCGGCGGCCTCCGGTCGAGTCGGATCGAAGCGATAGGAGACACTTCCCTCTTCCCCCGGCGAGACCACGATCGGCGTCCGCCCCGTCCTCAGTCGGGCTAGAGCCTCGGGCTCGGGATAGACCTTGAGGACCACCCTGGGTGCTGAGACGAAATCGGTCCAATTCCCGGCCGAATTGTGCGCGGCGACGGCGGCCTCGACTTTTGCGAGCCCCCGCCCCGCGACGACGTCCACCTCCACGGGAGCAGGCGGTCGGCTCTGAAAAGCAAAGCCCAACACGATTGCCAGAAGCATCGGGAAGCCGTAGACCCAGAAGATCCGCGCAGGCTGTCGGATGAACTCGCGAAGGCGGGCGAGATAGAGCTGGAAGAAGGGCGAGTTGCGAAGCATGCACGATCCTTAATGCGACTCGACGAAGCTCCGGGTCCGATTGATCGGCGGGTTCACCGGGAGGTGCGAGAGCGACGCCTGCCGCGTCGTCCGCTTCGAGATTCTGCGCCCGGTTCCGCCACCTCGTCGTCGCGGAGGTGGCGCCCGGTCAGGGCGACGAAGACGTCTTCAAGACTGACATGGCGGGTCGTGAGGCGGGCGAGTCGTCGGCCGTTCGTCGCCAGTGCCCCGAGAAGGGCCGGGATGGCTCGGTGCGGCTCGCCGACCGTCAGAGAATAGCCGTCCGCCTCGGCGCGCGCCGCGCGCACGGAGTCGAGAGCGGAGAAAGGGTCGAGATCGAGCGAATCTCCCTCATCGACGGCGAACTCCACGACGTGCTCGCCGCCGAGCCTGGCGATCAACTCGGCAGGCGAGCCGATCGCGATGATCCGCCCCTGGTCGATCACGGCCACTCGATCGCAGAGACGTTCGGCCTCATCCATGTAATGGGTGGTAAGCAGGACGGTGCGGCCACGACCTCGAAGGTCGAGGATCACGTCCCAGAGTTGTCGACGAGACTGCGGATCCAGGCCCGTCGTCGGTTCGTCCAGGAAGAGGATTTCGGGGTCTCCGATCAGCCCGACCGCGACCGCAAGGCGCTGCTGCTGCCCGCCCGAGAGCTGTTCCACCAGTGAGTTGGCCTTGGTTTCGAGCGACACTCTCGCGATGGCCTCGTCGACCGTCAGTCCCTGGCGATAGAAGCTGCGAAAGACGGTCAAAAGTTCCCGGACGGTCTCCTTCTCGGGGAATCGCGTCTCCTGTAGCGTGACTCCGATCCGTTCACGTATGTCAGAGGGATCATGATCCCAGCGCCGGCCGAGAATCTCCACGTCGCCGGAGGTCGGCCGATTCAGACCCTCGAGAATCTCGACGGTCGTGGTCTTGCCGGCTCCGTTAGGCCCGAGGAGGCCGAAGCACTCGCCCTGACCGATCTCCAGGTCGATGCCGGCGACGGCGTCGACGGGGCCGTCGCGGCCTGGATACTGCTTGCGCAAGTCCTTGACGCGAATTGCCGGCACCGTCGTCACGCAGTCGTCCTCCAGAGACGCGGCACGATTCCTACTCGCATCGGCGAAACCCGGTGCGCGTCAGATCCCGAAGCCGTCCTGTAGCATCGTATTTCGCGGAACCACGACGACACCGTCACGAATGACGTGCGTGTCGCATTCCTCCGAGTCGACGATTCCTGTTTCGTTGAGCACCTTGACGTTGCGGCCGATTCGCGAATTCTTGTCGACGATCGCTCGCTCAACGACGGCACCGGCGCCGACGCCGAGGTTGACCAGCCCCTCGCCTTGATTCCGACGGACGTCGGCGGGCTGTTCATACCAGTCAGCCCCCATCAGGTAAGAGTCGCGAATGGTCACGTTGTCGCCGATGATCGATCGGACGCCGATCACGGAATTCTCGATCACCGAGCCTCGACCGATCACGCAGCCGTCGCAGATCAAGCTGTTCCTGATCGTGGAACCGAGAATCCGCGAACTCGGAAGGTATCGGGGCCTCGTGAAGATCGGCTGCTCGCCGAGCGTGAAATCGAACGGGGGATGGTCCAGGGTAAGGTCGACGTTAGCCTGGTGGAAGGCGCCGACGGTGCCGATGTCTTCCCAGTATCCGTCGAACAGGTGCGCCTGCACGCGCTGCTGGCTGATCGTCTGGGGGAGCAGTTCGTGGCCGAAGTCGGTCGCGGTGCTGGTGGCGAGCAGGTCCACGAGCGTCTTGGTGTTGAAGACGTAGATCCCCATGCTGGCGAGATAAGGACGACCATGGGCCTTGAGGCCCAGCTTCTCAAGCCAGTTGGGGTCGGTGCGGACCCGATTGAGCTTCTCCTGCGTCTTCGGCTTCTCTTCGAAGTCGATGACCCGGCCGTCGGCCTGGATCCGCATGATTCCGCAGGAGCGAGCTTCCGACTCGGGCACCGGCAACGCGGCGATCGTCACGACGGCCTTGTTGTCGATGTGGGTCTTGATCATCTCCTGGAAATTCATCCGGTAGAGCTGATCGCCCGAGAGAATCAGGACCAGGTCATAGTCCTTGTCGGTGAAGTAAGGGATGTTCCGACGCACAGCGTCGGCGGTACCCTGATACCACGACTCGTTCTGCATCGTCTGCTGGGCGGCCAGGATTTCGACGAAGCCTCCCTCGAACGGGTCGAACTTGTAGGTGTTGTAGATGTGCCGGTGGAGGCTCACGGAGTTGAACTGGGTGACGACGAAAATGCGGTGCAGCCCGGAGTGAATGCAGTTCGACACGGGGATGTCGATAAGACGGTACTTCCCGGCGATCGGCACCGCGGGCTTGCTCCGCGACTTGGTCAGCGGGTAGAGGCGAGTGCCCCTCCCCCCTCCCAAGATCAACGAGATGACCCGAGGCATGATACCCTCCTTCAAGGGCGAGGCGGGTCGTCGCTCGGGGCGACGGCCGCGGATGCGGATTGTGGCTTGTTGACGGCTTCGACTCTTCGTCCGGACCCTCGGCAGACACAAGTCTCGTGCCAAAGGAGGGTGGTGGCGTACGGCCCGATCTGCCCGTCCCCACGTCCGTGACGAAAGGATGCCGGTCGGATCGATTCCCTTGGCTCATTCGACGCATCCGCGGCTTCAGTCCATGGCCCGGCCGGACCTCCGCGCGATCACCATCCGCGCGACATGTTCGATTCAACCACCTTCCGGGCCTGTTCCAGGTCCGACCCGGTCTTGTGCATGTAGAGGCGCACGGCGTGAAGCTTGTCGCCCGCCGCATTCGCCAGGCACTCGCGGGCCGTCGAGCACGGGTCCACATCGGCCTGGAGGCCCAGGAGATTCTTGGAAATCACCCAGGCGTCGCGCGGGCGTTGCGAGACGCGAAGGATCTCCTCCGTCGGGTAGTTCGTCTGGGCGAACGTCCGGGCTGAGGCTTCGCTCTCGGCGAATGCGATCATGATATGCGACGTCGTCTCGACCTCGAAGAGAGGCATGACTCGAATCCCCTTCGCACGAGAAATTGAGGAAGGATCCATGGCGGGCTCGCGTCGCTCCCGCCGCGATCTCTTGTCATCTTCAGTCGATCGTACTCCCCCCGTCGACCCCGGTCAAAGGGGCTGACCGTTCCACGTCGAGACCCGGTGAGTAGAAGCGGGCTGACCGTCACGTCCCCGGTTTCAGGTATATCGAGCCAGGCCTCCCGCCAGGCTCCGACCAACACTCCGGCGGGGTCCGTTGGAACGAAACCGTGAGCGTCCGAGGTGGATCTCTGATCGGTCGAAGTTCCGATGCTCGACGATTCGGAGCGATTGCGAGGTCTTTAACGATCTGGATCGATGGGCCGTTTCCTCAACTCCGTGATCTCCATCTGAAACGCCGCGCTTCGATGGATTCCGCCTGGAGAGGAGGGTGCTCGATCAGCTTCGTTATCGTCATTTACGCAATCCACAAGTCAAGATGATAGTTCTTTGGAATGTGAATGGAATCAGGAATGCTCCCGCTCCCCCGGGATGGCATCTGAAATGAAGAACTCGCCTTGCTTTCACGAGCACCGGATCCTTAAGCTTGGGTGTCTCGAATTGTTCCCGAACTGAGACCCGGTATGCGCACCATCCTCCACTTCCTTCATCGCCCTCTGGTTGCCCTCGTGGCGATCCTCGCCGCGTCGTCGGTGGGCGAGGTCTCGGCCTGCACGGCGATGAAGCAGCCTGGGGGGGTATTCGAAGCGGTCTGCTGCTGTCGTTCGACCGGGGCTGAGGAGTCTCGATCGTCGTCGGGCGTATCCCATCAGCCCGCGATCTTACCGCTGGCAGCGACATCCTGCGATGCGGTCCTAGGCGGCGATTGCGCCTGCCGGTCGCAGGAACCGGTCGTCCCTGAGCCGACACCGGCCAGGAGTGCCGTGGAAAGCCGCCCCGAGTTGACTCGGTGTTCGGCTTTCGCTCTGCCGAGCGATGCTCACGCCCCCCGCACCACGTCCGCCTTTGCGTCACTCGCGAATGCCGGACCGCCGAAGACGCCGGTCTATCTCCGCAACGAACGCCTCCTGTTTTAACGCCTCCCCCTCTCGCAGCCTCTCAGCTCCGTTGAGCGCCTGGTGTTCGCGCCTCCGACTCGGCCGGGTCGAGCCGTCG includes:
- a CDS encoding glucose-1-phosphate adenylyltransferase; protein product: MPRVISLILGGGRGTRLYPLTKSRSKPAVPIAGKYRLIDIPVSNCIHSGLHRIFVVTQFNSVSLHRHIYNTYKFDPFEGGFVEILAAQQTMQNESWYQGTADAVRRNIPYFTDKDYDLVLILSGDQLYRMNFQEMIKTHIDNKAVVTIAALPVPESEARSCGIMRIQADGRVIDFEEKPKTQEKLNRVRTDPNWLEKLGLKAHGRPYLASMGIYVFNTKTLVDLLATSTATDFGHELLPQTISQQRVQAHLFDGYWEDIGTVGAFHQANVDLTLDHPPFDFTLGEQPIFTRPRYLPSSRILGSTIRNSLICDGCVIGRGSVIENSVIGVRSIIGDNVTIRDSYLMGADWYEQPADVRRNQGEGLVNLGVGAGAVVERAIVDKNSRIGRNVKVLNETGIVDSEECDTHVIRDGVVVVPRNTMLQDGFGI
- a CDS encoding DUF6793 family protein; amino-acid sequence: MPLFEVETTSHIMIAFAESEASARTFAQTNYPTEEILRVSQRPRDAWVISKNLLGLQADVDPCSTARECLANAAGDKLHAVRLYMHKTGSDLEQARKVVESNMSRGW